In Sus scrofa isolate TJ Tabasco breed Duroc chromosome 11, Sscrofa11.1, whole genome shotgun sequence, the following proteins share a genomic window:
- the TEX30 gene encoding testis-expressed protein 30 isoform X1, translating into MSHTEVKLKIPFGNKLLDAVCLVPNKSLTYGIILTHGASGDMNLPHLMSLASHLASHGFFCLRFTCKGLNIVHRIKAYKSVLNYLKTSGEYKLAGVFLGGRSMGSRAAASVMCHIEPDDADDFVRGLICISYPLHHPKQQHKLRDEDLFRIKDPVLFVSGSADEMCEKNLLEKVAQKMQAPNKIHWIEKANHSMAVKGRSTNDVFKEINTQILFWIQEITEMVKK; encoded by the exons ATGAGTCATACAGAG gttaaattaaaaattccttttggAAATAAATTACTAGATGCTGTTTGTTTGGTACCTAACAAGAGCTTAACATATGGGATAATTCTTACACATGGAGCATCAGGAGACATGAATCTTCCTCATTTGATGTCACTGGCATCCCATCTTGCATCTCATGGGTTTTTTTGCCTGAGATTTACGTGTAAAGGCCTTAATATTGTACATAGAATTAAGGCATATAAATCAGTTTTG AATTACCTAAAGACCTCAGGAGAATACAAACTTGCAGGTGTTTTCCTTGGAG gTCGTTCAATGGGCTCAAGAGCAGCTGCTTCTGTAATGTGTCATATTGAGCCAGATGATGCTGACGATTTTGTTCGAGGTCTCATTTGTATTTCCTATCCACTGCACCATCCAAAGCAACAGCATAAACTTAGAGATGAAGATCTCTTTCGTATAAAAGATCCTGTGCTGTTTGTGTCAGGCTCAGCAGATGAAATGTGTGAAAAG aaCTTATTGGAGAAAGTGGCACAGAAAATGCAAGCTCCTAATAAAATCCACTGGATCGAGAAGGCAAATCATTCCATGGCAGTGAAAGGACGGTCAACaaatgatgttttcaaagaaataaatacacagattTTGTTTTGGATCCAGGAAATCACTGAAATGGTCAAGAAATAA
- the TEX30 gene encoding testis-expressed protein 30 isoform X2 translates to MNLPHLMSLASHLASHGFFCLRFTCKGLNIVHRIKAYKSVLNYLKTSGEYKLAGVFLGGRSMGSRAAASVMCHIEPDDADDFVRGLICISYPLHHPKQQHKLRDEDLFRIKDPVLFVSGSADEMCEKNLLEKVAQKMQAPNKIHWIEKANHSMAVKGRSTNDVFKEINTQILFWIQEITEMVKK, encoded by the exons ATGAATCTTCCTCATTTGATGTCACTGGCATCCCATCTTGCATCTCATGGGTTTTTTTGCCTGAGATTTACGTGTAAAGGCCTTAATATTGTACATAGAATTAAGGCATATAAATCAGTTTTG AATTACCTAAAGACCTCAGGAGAATACAAACTTGCAGGTGTTTTCCTTGGAG gTCGTTCAATGGGCTCAAGAGCAGCTGCTTCTGTAATGTGTCATATTGAGCCAGATGATGCTGACGATTTTGTTCGAGGTCTCATTTGTATTTCCTATCCACTGCACCATCCAAAGCAACAGCATAAACTTAGAGATGAAGATCTCTTTCGTATAAAAGATCCTGTGCTGTTTGTGTCAGGCTCAGCAGATGAAATGTGTGAAAAG aaCTTATTGGAGAAAGTGGCACAGAAAATGCAAGCTCCTAATAAAATCCACTGGATCGAGAAGGCAAATCATTCCATGGCAGTGAAAGGACGGTCAACaaatgatgttttcaaagaaataaatacacagattTTGTTTTGGATCCAGGAAATCACTGAAATGGTCAAGAAATAA
- the TEX30 gene encoding testis-expressed protein 30 isoform X3, translating to MSHTENYLKTSGEYKLAGVFLGGRSMGSRAAASVMCHIEPDDADDFVRGLICISYPLHHPKQQHKLRDEDLFRIKDPVLFVSGSADEMCEKNLLEKVAQKMQAPNKIHWIEKANHSMAVKGRSTNDVFKEINTQILFWIQEITEMVKK from the exons ATGAGTCATACAGAG AATTACCTAAAGACCTCAGGAGAATACAAACTTGCAGGTGTTTTCCTTGGAG gTCGTTCAATGGGCTCAAGAGCAGCTGCTTCTGTAATGTGTCATATTGAGCCAGATGATGCTGACGATTTTGTTCGAGGTCTCATTTGTATTTCCTATCCACTGCACCATCCAAAGCAACAGCATAAACTTAGAGATGAAGATCTCTTTCGTATAAAAGATCCTGTGCTGTTTGTGTCAGGCTCAGCAGATGAAATGTGTGAAAAG aaCTTATTGGAGAAAGTGGCACAGAAAATGCAAGCTCCTAATAAAATCCACTGGATCGAGAAGGCAAATCATTCCATGGCAGTGAAAGGACGGTCAACaaatgatgttttcaaagaaataaatacacagattTTGTTTTGGATCCAGGAAATCACTGAAATGGTCAAGAAATAA